The sequence CATGGCCTTTGATCGCTATGTGGCTATCTGCAACCCACTGAGATATACAACCATTCTCAACCATACCGTAATAGGCAAAATTGGCTTTGCTGGACTTGTCCGTAGTGTGGCCATCGTCTCCCCATTCATCTTCTTGCTGAGGCGACTGCCTTACTGTGGTCACCATGTCATGGCACACACATACTGTGAGCACATGGGCATCGCTCGCCTGGCCTGTGCCAACATCACTGTCAATATTGTCTATGGGCTGACTGTGGCTCTGCTGGCCATGGGTCTGGATTCCATCCTCATTGCCATTTCCTATGGCTTTATCCTCCATGCTGTCTTTCGCCTGCCATCTCAGGATGCCAGGCACAAGGCTCTGAATACCTGCGGTTCCCACCTCGGAGTCATCCTGGTCTTCTACATTcctgccttcttctccttcctcacccACCGCTTTGGGCAGCACCGAGTCCCCAAGAATGTGCACATCTTTCTGGCAAACCTCTATGTTCTGGTGCCTCCTGTGCTCAATCCAATCATCTATGGAGCTAAGACCAACGAGATTCGGAGTCGCCTTCTGAGACTGCTTCACCTGGGGAAAATTTTAACGTGATATTTGGGCAgtttagagataaggaaaataaGTGGGTATGGTAGTTGTCTAGGTGCATTTACATGGATGGAGATCTCTGATATACCAGAAATGTGTTACAGGAGATGAAgcactggaaaaaaagagaaagttagaTGAATTGAAGGTTTCAAAAATCATATTGAACATACCATAATCCTGAGGCTCCCAGTATAACTCTGAAGAGCTCAGAAAGATGATAGTATTTTTACTCTTGGGAATATTTTACAATTAGGAATAATTGCACCTTGGAGAAAACTCAGCAACTATGATATGCCAGTGTAGAATGTGcctaacatttttctcttttgctgcaaATGTTTCTGTGACTTACTAAAAAGATCAAGTCAATTCCTGTTCTTAATTGAGTCTGGGCTTCATACTGGAATATTCTtctgtgagaatttttttaaaaaatgaacatttgagGTAAATTTCATCTGATTTCCAATGCTTTGGGTAGCCATGAAGAACACAAAGTCTGAAGTTAGAgtacctgggtttgagtccttgTTCCTCTGCTTACTAGTTTTGTAGCCTTGAACATGTTGCTCAATCTTTCTGTGTCTCAGATTAACCAACTATCAAAAGGACAATGTTAatatctgactctttttttttaaatatataattcttaaagCTATTTCTAAGATTAAGTAAGTTAACACATGTAGGAAACTCAAGATAGTGGATACATGTAAAATACCAATTAATAAGAGAATCATATATAAACTTGGAAATTATTAGCCAACTCATACGTTATTTAGGACTATTTTTCGTTACATTATTTTACAGGGTTATTACAATAACTATGTTATAAAACAACATCTCTAAAATATTTAGATAGCTCTTGGGATATGAATAGTGATcattaaaactgtatttctccCATCCCTCCTCTGGTCTTCCATTTGGAAGTCCCTTTCCTTATAGCCATAAAGTTATCCCTCATTCAGGAATCATAGAGACTTGGTCAAAATCCAAACTGCTTTTTTGATAGCCCTCCTTTGCCTAGTTACCTCAGTTCTAAAATACCCAAGTAAGTCCCCAATTACTGCTCCCAATAATTCAAAATGTGATTATCACCTGCAATTTAAGTTAAGAGTCTGTGACTCAGAGAGGCTACTATTCCTAAGGTTATATATAACCATATAGATATATGGACCATAACTCATGCATTATCCAGAATGCAGTAGGTGTGAGGACACCAACCTGCACGAACACAGAGCAACAAAAGTGaagattctttgtctctcttttttttttttaagattttatttatttatttgacagagagagatcacaagcaggcagagaggcaggcagagagagagagagaaggaaacgggctctctgctcagcaggaatttTACAATTCCTAATTGTAAAATATTCCCaagatacggggcttgatcccaggaccctgcgatcatgacccgagccgaaggcagcggcttaacccactgagccacccaggcacctcaaagattctttgtctcttgacAAAGAAATGGTAAAGAGACCCAGCAGTGTAATGATTTcaggaacagagaaaaaatatataaaaagaaactgaaggtggAGATGGGCAAGGGCACGGCTGTTCTGCCCTTGAAATGCTTCTTTGTGGGTTTTGTGCCTGCTCCCCTTAAGATGCTGGCTTCATTTGATCAAAAGGTCCCCCCTCAAAGGCAAATTGTCACCATTCACACTAATTATCTGCCATGAAACTCACATTTTCCTTAGAATAAAGTGGTGGTCAGGAACCCAGGAAGTTAGTATcaaaggcagagccaggattcaggaCTCTGGACTCCCATAGTAATATTTAAAATCCTACCTGTGGACTAGATTTCCAGGACCACACAGCCATAAGGGACTTGATGGACTGGTAAGGAAATTCAGGTGCATGAGTAGGCAAAAGATGTGTCTGGTATTAGGCCACAAGTCCCATAGCTTGCAGCCTAGTGCTCCCTCGTCTCACCCACTAATTCATCAACCATTCATCATAACTCTTGGGCTATCCTCCTCTTCTAGCAATGTCTGTGGCCTCAGAGGGGGTCAAAGGAGAAAGGTCAAATGGATAATGCAAAGACTAGAAGAGGAGGGGTGCAGGATCCCACAGAGGCCGACACCATAGCACAGGGGTCTAGATGTGACCTATACTCTGGACTGATTCCCTGTGGATACAGCATAGGGCCTTCTTCCCCATGGTTTATTGACCAAACTCCAAGTTTCACATACCATTAGATAACAGACAGATGGAGGATTCTGCAGCCCTGACAGCAAGCTCCACTCCCTAAAGCTCTGGTTTAGGCTTTTTTATCATCCTGAAGCTAAAATGCAATAGTTCCTAGAAGGGAAGGGTGATATGTAGAAGCCAGTAGGCCTTCTAGACAACTGCAGGTAGCAGGATCCAGTCCCTATGAAGACTATTAAGCTTATTGCCAAGATCTCCCATCTCACTCAGGTGTCTGGCTACAGGAGCCCGCATGATAAAGGAGAAAACATGCTTCTAGAAGCCCAGGAGACTGCCCTGCCCATTACACCCACTTCACCCCCAGactccttctcttccctgggaAGAATTAGTGTACAACACTAATCTCAGAAATTCAGACCAAGATCCTAGTTCCACAGGAAAGTGAAAATTAAACTGTGTATCAGGATAATTGAGGGGCCATGCAGTCCCAAAGATATTTTATGCATGGTCCCTGACTGCCACAATCTTCAGGTCTCTAGGCTCATGCAGTGTTACAAGTCACAGTGTGTAGCTCAGAGATGTCCATCTTTCCAAGCCCCCAGGAAGCATGAGATTCAGTTGTTTTTCAGCCTAGGCTCCTAAGGCTGGCTCTGAATCTACAGTCTCTGGTATCCCCAAAGCAATGTCTCCAATATGCTTCCCACCTCTCTTTCATCAGATGGTATCCTGCTACAGTTTCATATGGCCCTTGGTCCTCTGGGGCACACTTTGTGTGCCTGTACTGTGAATCACCTCAATGACTGATCAGAGTCTACAGAAAAGACTGGGTGGATTGGGAAAATTTGGGGACTTTCACCAAGACACAGGGACCCCAGAATGTAGAGTTGGAATGGGGCCTGGGGAAAGATGTTGAACTACATCTGGCCATGCTGAGCAGAGGTTCCTCTGTGGCACCCAAGAGAAGGCTGGTAGGCCTTGGAAAGTACAAATAGACTCAGAGATGAAGGAACCACGAACACAGACATTAAGAGTCACAGCCAAAGACATGGTCAAACTCCCTGAAAGGTTAATAGAGAAAGAATCGGTGTAACATACTCTCAGGAAGCACcactctataaaaataaaaccaaaaaatggataagaaaatagattaaataaagcAGCTTAAGGAAATACGGGTCAGTATATCAGATTCtgtacaaaactgaaaaaaaaaatgggaagatgggGAATGAGAAAGTTTTGAGAAAGCTTCTACACCATCCTGGGGGTGTCTGACTACAGAGGATGGGCAGATGGGGTCACTTTCGAGAAATTCAGggatgaaaggagagagaagttcGGTGGCTGAGAGGGCAGCAGAGTCAAGGATTTTACAGTGTGAAAGGAAGAAGCCTGTCCAGGAGGAGAGGATGGGGCTTCAGAAATGGTGGGGGTTCACCTCACAAAGCATGGATCCTGACACAAGTAGTTAAGAGTGAAAGAGTCCGAGCTGAGACGGGGT comes from Mustela erminea isolate mMusErm1 chromosome 9, mMusErm1.Pri, whole genome shotgun sequence and encodes:
- the LOC116599800 gene encoding olfactory receptor 52D1, with amino-acid sequence MAASNLSNDGLPATLFLTGIPGLEWAHIWIAIPFCAMYLVALAGNAALILVIVTDSALHAPMYLFLCLLSLTDLALSSTTVPKMLAILWLRAGEISFGGCLAQMFCVHSIYALESSVLLAMAFDRYVAICNPLRYTTILNHTVIGKIGFAGLVRSVAIVSPFIFLLRRLPYCGHHVMAHTYCEHMGIARLACANITVNIVYGLTVALLAMGLDSILIAISYGFILHAVFRLPSQDARHKALNTCGSHLGVILVFYIPAFFSFLTHRFGQHRVPKNVHIFLANLYVLVPPVLNPIIYGAKTNEIRSRLLRLLHLGKILT